TGCaccccaccctccacccccttcAGCTGCATCCCACCCTCCGCCCTTCACCCCACCACAGCCTCCTGGCTGCTCCCTGGCGGAGGGACCACAAGGTGCCCAGGGACACACCCTGTGGCATCATCAGGTTTTGCCCCAGGATTTGGGTGACTGATTaagcaggctgcagggctgggccctgctccaggctggtCTGTGCTCGCAGGGAACAGCACTGCAGCTGAGAGCCCGGCCGAGCGggcagagcagtgctgggaaTATCAATCAGTGCGGCTTGGACCAGGCGGCTGCCCACACAGCCAACGCTTTCATCGCACAGAGGATCCACAGCTCGGCTGTCAGAGCCAGCCGGGGACTTGGCCCTGCGCTGCAGAGGGCTCAGCATCCCTGTGTACCGGGGCCAGCAGACAGCCGGTCAGGAGAGACCAATGGGGAGGGAAAAGTGACAGGGAGCAGGGGGGGCGGGTGTcactgccccagcagagcagggggagaCATCAGAAGACAGGGACAGAGAGGGAGCAGACacaactgagaaagaaaagaggggggTGAGGTGGGAAGAAGTCCCACACATGCAGGCTAGGGAAGCCTGTGTTCACCGCAGACCAACACTGGCTGCAAGGGCATCAAGCAGGGGAGAGAGCCTGGGGGTCTGAGAAgtgagaggaagaggagggcaaGGAGGAATGAGCAGCATCTGGCTCACAGGGTGGAAAGAGGAGAACTAGCCAGAGCTGCCAGACAcccaggcagcccagcctgATGTGAGGAGCCCCAGGCGGGTAGCACAGGCTGGGTGAGCCTTCAAGGGTGCAAAGTACAAGGTCCCAAGTGCTGGCGCAGCCGGGGACTGTCAGGCAGGAGAGAACCGATGCTCTCCTTGATGGGATAGGGACATTAAGCACCTCTTTGCAGACACACTAACAGGAGTGGTCACTTGCCCAAGGCTGGATGCTAGGTACACTCCAGTGTCACCTCCCACCGCATACAGGCTGTGTACACCCCGCTGCCACCACTCCACACAGTACAGCTTGTGCATAACCCTGTGCCACTTCTCCCTGTGGTACCAGCTGTGTACCCCCCATGCCCACTCCgcctgcagcacaggctgtgctgccaccTCCCCTGGGGACAGAAGTTGCACCTCCCTGTGCCACctcctcccacaggagacacAGGCTGCACTCCCTGCATCACCTACCCTCAGCGCACAACCTGTACACATGCCTCTGCCACGCCCCACCACCGAGACCATGCACCCCTCTGTGCCACCCCTCTGTGGAGCAAGGGCCGTGAGAGCCCTGCTGTCAACTCCCACACAGGGCACGCAGGCTGAGCACACCCCACTGTCACCTCCCTCCACAGCACAGCCTGCGCACACCCACACTGTCTCTGGCTGTACACACCAGACTGTACCGTGGGGTTGTTCATCCCTCATGGCTGAAACTCTTCACATTGAGGTCCCAAATGCCCCACGGTGCTCCCCCAAGCTTGGGCACCCCTCCCTGCCATAAACCAAAGTCCCCCAGCACAGACCTGCCAGGAGCCACTGCACATTCCTGCCTTGTTCACAGGGCTCTCAGCATCCTCACCAACAGCCCAGAAGCCAGCACAGTGTACAACCCACTCCTCGCCCCCTCTTGTGCTCCCCCACCTCCACAAGCACGCCACCGATGGTCACAAGCCGCTGTGGATTCACAGTTTTGCAGAACCCAGTcatcctgccctgcacagctaGGGCTCAGGCCCCCACACTACAGCCTCTGGGACCTCACCGACACTCTCCTTCATTTGGTCTCCGCACACCAGAGCCAAATCTGAACCAAATCCAATTGAtcctgggagcaggagctgaTTTGCAGTGCCTGGGAACTGCTCCCAGCACAATGCCTTTCTGAAACTGGGGAAAAACAGGGCAGGTCCCCCATGAACTCTCAGCTCCATCTGCAGCTCGTTGCTGGATCCATTTATCAGCTCACTCCACATGAACGACCTTGAGAAAATCCACTGACCCAGGACAGTAGGGGACTTTCCCAGACATCTGCCAACACCTAAACCTGCAATTTATGAAGGCTCTAAGCTAAATTCTAAAACAAGACAATTTCATTTCTGTCCATTACAGTTACAATATTCCTCTTATCCCCACCCTGCAGAGAGTAATTAATACTGCACCGTGCTCCTGAGcctgcaggcaggtgcaggcaCCTCTGCTGAGCTCGCAGTAACATGCTGAAGTTAACACCACTCCAGCCAGCTTCTCAGATGGTAGGGGGCTCTGTGAGGACCTGGGGCGGTCTTCAGCTTTGCAGCCAGGAAAGGATGGAGCATAGCCCCCTCTGGTATCGAAAGGACCCAAAGCATGGAGCCTGGGAGACGGCCAGAAGAAAGAGACACTCCCCACACCAGCATCTGGGAGGCTGTGTTCTCGCCCCGGGGTTCATCAAAGAGCTGCCGAGGacaaggaaagaagggaaactTCTTTCAGCAAGTTCCCAATGGGAAGCAGATAGCAACGCTGAGCCAAGCCCCCAgactgccctgcccagccctgcagggactACTTATTTAGGTGGTTGCTGGtgtctcctttcctcctctgcagccatCGCATCTCCCCgcaggtcccagccctgcctgcctaGGAGGCCCAGACACTTCCTGGATGGTTCAAGATAAAACCTTACGCTGTTAGCAAAACAAACTAGGAGGCTGTGAGAGCCaaggctggcacagggctgAAACCACCGAAGCCAGAACCACTGGTTTCCCCAGATAATCTAATCTCTCCCAGCGCCAGagctcctctcctccagcagcctggTGAGGCCAGCTGGAGCCCCTGGGGAATAGGTGAAGCTGGTGTGACGGCAGGGATGTCTGCCCCAGTTTTCCCccaaagaaaaatcatgagAAAGAATAAGTGGTGGCCAAGGAGGGGGGCCCCTGAGATGTGATGTttggctggagggaggggggtACAGGATGGCCCCATCCAGGGCCTGGGGAAGGGATGCTACgctgctccagcctgccagGACCCAtcctttctccagcctgctggagaCATGAGCCTGAGCAAGCCCCATGGCAGCAGCATCACCCCCCACCTGCCTGGCAGGAGAGGCTGAGCCATCTTTGCTGGGAGTATGGCTGCCTGGCTCCAttgccttcccccagccccactgccacaAGCAAGCCTGCCTGGGAGGACCtctcctttgctgcaagggtgCCCATCACATCCTGGGTTGGGGGGAGCACCTTGCTTCGGGTGTTTCTACCCAGCGCTGCTGACACACAAGGCTCCATCTGCAACCGCATGCATCCTCATTCCAGCACTGCGGCGGGTGAGAGGCATCTTCCAGCCCTTGCTGACAGGATTTGGGTCATGCTAGCCAGGCACCGCGCAGCCAGGATATCTGTTCCTCCATGTGCTGGCTTTGGGACATGGGTGGGTCTTAAAAGGATGTGGGGGTGAACCAGGAGAAGATATGCAGGGGGATGTTGGGGTGGAAGaaagctgggctggctggtCTATGGCTCAGACTGCCTCCACGTCCACACATGTACATGTATGTGCATAGGTACATGCATGTTTTGAACCATGTCCTGGAGGAAGCTGTCTCCTCAGAGGGCCAGGCAGTAGCTGGAGATGGAAGATGTCAATCTGGGGAAAGTGGTCAGTACCATGAGACCTCTGGACTGGCCACGCTGGGGCACAGTGGAGGGCTTGTGGAGATGGCTGGCCCGTGTGAGCATCgcttctggctgctgcaggacctGGGTGCTCCAATGGCCAAGGACGTCGAAAATATGCCTGGGAATTGCTGGGAGCAAGAGCATCTTCAGGGGCATCAGGGAAAATAAGGCACAACTGGtcaaaaatagaaaactttATTGAAGTCAAATCCAACAGGGCAGCTGAGCCCAGCCCCACGGCAGGAGCCCAGCCTGCCGCTCACCGGGATACAAAGAAGGGAGCAGGGGTCTCCACAGGGCGCAGAGGGTACAGCACAGTGCGGAAGTCGGTGGTCCTTACCCATGGGGCCCCAGGAAGAAGGCAAAGCCACAGGCACTTgtcccccctctccctccctagCTAGTTAAGGATAGACCCGACAGGCGCCAAAGCAGAAACATGGTGCAAGCTAACTGGCCAGACAGCCGAAGGAAAGAGGGTCCTGCAAGCTCTGGGCTCATCCCACAACCTCCTGGGACACCTCCAAGCTCCAGTGCACACTAGCGAGCAGCCCTTCCCAGTCCACAGCCAAGACCTGCCTTGCCCTGCGCACAGCAGAAACCCCCAGCTAGACCACGAGCAGTGACCTGACCACAGCACGCAGCAGAGACCCCAGTGCCCCGCTCCTCCAGCCCGAGCATGAgaacccagccccagccccggctcaCAGCCGGTCCCGTGCCACCTGGGGGAAGCGCCCCGGCCACTGGGATCCGCTCTCCCTCTCCACAGTGGCTGCAGCATGGCTCCCGCAGCTCTGGGCCTGATGCTTACGCTAAGGGAAGCCCAGTTTCCACCGTGCTGGCTATGGCAGAGGGCCCAAGCCTGGGGGAAGCCAGAGTCTGAGcctgggaaaaggcagagctTTGCTCCTCCACCCAGCTCCACCTGCATGGGCAGCCACAGTCAGTGCAAAACTCCTTTTCAGGCAGCTTTGCACAGCGATGGTGAGCAccaggagagctgggctggcaACAGCAAGGCTAGGACCTTTGCTGGATACTagctgcccagagctgcaccAGGAGCTGCACCAGTCTCTCCTCCCCACAAAGTAGAGGGATGGATGGGAGGGTGGGCATTGCCCTCCTCCTCAGTGCTCTTAAAGCCAGTCCCCAAAAGGGACCCAGGCGGGTGGGATTCCCTCCCCGGAGCTCCACATGCAGAGGCACACGCATGCAGCGCCCTTCGCATCACCATCACCCAGGCAGCGCCACCAGGACCCAGCCCCGGGCGCTCTGACAAGGGCTCCAACAGTTTTTGGtctccccccaacccccatcccatcccctccccaccccacaacCAGGCTCCGTGGCTCAGCTCCGGGGCAgtcctctgccagcccccaggtcacacatgcagggctgggggccagtCCACGCTCACTCCCACACCTCTGTCCAGATGGCTCCCCGGTGCAGGGGGGGGGCCGCTGCCGGCCTCAGGATGAGCTCTCCTACCTGCTTATTGGTGTATTTCTGGGGATTGGTGCGGTAGCTGTAGTCCGAGTACTGCTCGGAGCCCGTTGAGTTGTTGTCCCCGGTGCCAACAAAGGTGTTAGTGGCTGGCAGGTCCTGCACCACTTGGTGCTTCTTGGAGGCAGAGGGCGActgaggctgcagctggatGGAGGGCAGCGGTGAGTTGGAGCGGTAGTGGCGACCCAGGTCTGGGCTGCCCGGCGGGTAGTTGAGGGGCAGGTGGATTCGGGGGCTGTCGCTGACAGAGTCATTCATGAGGTTGAACTTGAGTGATTTCTGCAGCCCCgtctcctcctcatcctccgTGGGCTTGGGCGGCTTCGGAGACTTGCTCTTCTTCACCTTGCTCTTGCTCTTACCGCTCTTGCTGGCCTGCTTGGGTGCATACAGGTCCTTGGTCTCCTTCTTGCCTGCCTGGTAGCCGCTCTTGGCCTCCCGCTGCCGGCAGTAGCGCACCAGGACGACCAGCACGATGACCAGGGTGACGGCCACAATGCCAGCGATGACTCCAAAGAGGATGTTGCTTCGCTGCTTGCTGCGCTCATATTCGGGGTCTCCGGCAATGTCTATGTCGAGCGGTGTGTCCAGGCTGTGCCCCACCAGTGTGTCCAGCAGTGTGCGGTTGGCCAGTGTCTCGTTGACATAGAAGTGCACCAGTGCTGTGCCGTGACGTGAAGGCTTGCCCTTGTCATTGACACGCACTACCAAGCGGTGCAGGCCATGGTGCTTGCGCAGGATCTCCTTCTCCAGGGTGATGTCTCCACTGTGCGGGGAGATCTGGAAGAGCTCGAAGGGGTTGCCTCCTGTGATGCTGTAGGTCAGCTCTGCATTGACACCAGAGTCAATGTCCTCCGCCTTGACCTTGCTCAcctgctggccagggctggtgtggggcaggATGTGTTTGTAGGTAGCATTGGAGGGTGAAGTGATGAAGGGAGCATTATCATTCTCATCCAAGACGTTGATGGTCACCCCCACATAGGCAGACCTGGGAGGATCCCCACCATCTACTGCCTTGAGTCGGAAAGTGTatgtgctctgctgctcccgGTCAAAAGAGATGCTGGAGAGGATGGTGCCAGTGCCATTTTGGATGACAAAATCCCCATTGTCTTGTTCCACTGACAGCTGAATGCGGGCGTTTTCTCCTTTGTCAGCATCGATCACCGTCACCATGCCCACAGGGCTGAGGGGTGGCATGTTCTCCATCACTGAGAAGTTGTAGCCACTCAGCATGAACTTGGGGTCATTGTCATTCCTGTCCATGACGTTGATGGCCACAGATGCTGTGCCCttgaggctggggctgcccttgTCTGCCGCCACCACCAAAAACTCATAGCGCTCCCGCTGCTCTCGGTCCAGCACTGCCTTCACCCGGATCTCCCCAGAGTCAGGGTCAATGGTGAAGGAGCCCTTGGAGGAGGGGTCTGTCACCAGGGAGTAAACTAGCTTGGCATTGGAGCCACTGTCAGCGTCGCTGGCACTCACCTCCATCACCAGGTCATCAGGCTCATTGTTCTCAGGGAATGCCACCTCGGTGAAGCTCTGGCTGAAGACAGGAGCGTTGTCATTCACGTCCACCACCTGCACCTTCAAAGAGTTGGTGCTGGAGAGGGGCGGGTTCCCCGAGTCCACTGCTACAATCTCAATAGTGTAGTCCTTCACTGACTCGTAGTCCAGTGGCGTGGTGGTCTGTAGGAAGTATTTCTTCTTGCTGTCACTCCCTGTTTCACTAGCCTGCCGCAGCTGGAATGGGACGTCACCAGCCACCACACACGTCACCACAGCATTTTCACCTTCATCTCGGTCGGACACCTGCACCAGAGCCACTGCTGTCTCTACTGGCACATCCTCCGAGATGTTTGCCATGCCATCCTGGTGGGTGACAAGCCCAATGCCCCGGATCTCTATGGAGGGTGCATTGTCATTCATGTCCTTGATGGTGACCACCACCTGGGTACGGGCACTCTTGGGGTTGGCCCCCTTGTCTTTGGCCATGACAGAGAACTTGAGGATGTTGACGTCCTCACGGTCAATGGGCCCCTGCACGGTGATGAGCCCCGTGGCACGGTCCAGGCGCAGCAGCCGACGCACCATGTCTGAGGCTTGGTGGAAGGAGTACTCAATTTCAGCGTTGGCACCCTGGTCTGAGTCGTTGGCTTTCACCTGTGGGATGGAGGGAGAAACGGTGAGCAGGAGGGCAAGGCAGCGAGAGCCCCTCCACAAACTGCCACGCTGCCCATCATAGACTCCTCTGGGTACAGCTTGGGGGGAAAAACCAGGATTTCCTCTTCTGGGGCCAAGACTATGGGGCAAAGAGCCTGAgaccaggcagagcagctgggagcgGCCCTCTGGCACAGaggcttttctttgctcttccagCAAAACTGGCTGGGCCGGTTGGCCCCACTCCTGTCCCGGCCAGCTCCGGCACGCAGGGAATCCTCCAGGAACACTTGCCGCTGCgacccaggcagcagcagggagggaagccTCTGGCTGTTCCTGCTCCACAAAACCCTCCCCAAAGAGAAGttgcagcagctccctggccGAGGTGAGGATGAGGAGGTGGGAGCTGAGGATttgtggagctgcagcagctccatccCGGCATTCAGGGATGCATCCAAGCGGGGACCAGGGCTGCCTAagctctgcacagcaccagccatcCCTGCCCACCCATGAGGAGTTCTTCATTCACATAAACCTGCCTCTATGCCTattatttgctttctaaagAAGATGAGGTTTGTCTAACATTTGCCTCCCTAATCGGCTCTCCGAGCAGCCTCTTCTCTGCACCATTTGCTGCTCCGCCGTTATCTTGCTCAGCAGATTTGGATGGAGAACGAAAGTTGTTAAATGTAAATTCCACCTTTTACCTCCACTCACAAAAAAGGCGGAAGTCATTTTCCCCCTGAAAGATAAAAGCTGAGCAATGGCAGCATCGGCGTCTCAGCCCATTCTCCTCCCGGCCATGCAGCTCCCTTATCTGCTTCCAACTTCCATTCttttaacagtgaaaaatgaatTCTTAAAAATTTCACATCAGAATTAGCAAGCAGATGAGAGCTGGCTGCGCACCGCTTATTAAGATGGCAGCTGCAGATAAACAGATGTCGGCTACTATCATCTCAATGCCCCCTCCAAGCCAAATCCACCAAGATCCATCCCCTTGGGCTCTGCGGGCCAGTTTGCACTGCTGCCCAAGATGGGGCAGAGCCCCTGgcccctgcagacaccaaggcaCCCCCAGAGTCATGGGCAGCCCCCCCTAgacaggcagcagggatgctgcctgcCCCCCATCTCCTGTGCAAGCCTGAGTTTCCATGGAGCGGCCAAGGGAATGCAACTTATGAAAGGGTCTATGTCTTGTCTGCGGGCAGCATTGAGACTGGCCTGGCATGAAGCCAGACTCCCCATGGACCTCGGGTCCCCGCCCTCTCCATAACCCAGAGCGTTGCTCCCATGTACccgccagccctgctgccaccccacaGTCATGTCCTGCAGTCCCTGATCTGGCTGCACCTTCCCACCTATCCTTTCCAACATTGTTTTAGCAGATGTGATGTCCCTgggacctgcctgcctgctggcccCAGGTGACACTGTGGGGTCCTATGCCTTGCAACCCTTCTGGGCTCACTCCTCCCTTGAGGAACTGTGGCAAGTGGCCGTATAAATGCTCCCCCGTTGTCCCTGTTGCAGCCAGGtaagagagatggggaggagaagaaagccCACACACTCACCTGAAGGACAGAGTGCCCCACAGGGCTGTTTTCAGAGAGCTCCGCTTCATACAGAGCCTTCTCGAACTTAGGTGCATTGTCGTTCATGTCCAGGATGGTGATGCGAAGCAGGGCGCTGCTTGCCCGTGGTGGGTTGCCTCCATCCTGCACCTTGATGGTCAGATCATAGGAGTCCCACTGCTCCCGGTCCAGGTTCCCCATGACAATCAGTTGCGGCTGCTTCTCATCCTGATCCTCCGCCACCTGCAGTCCAAAGAGCTCCTGTGCCTCCGGACCAGCCGTCAGCTCATAGGAGGCAACACCGTTGGGGCCTGAGTCCCGGTCCATGGCTaaggggatggggaagagtGCCCCAATGTTGGTGTTTTCAGGGATGGAGAGGGTGAGAACAGGCGAGGCAAAGTTGGGGGTGTTGTCATTGATATCAAGCACCTCTATCTGACCCTCAAGCAGGCGCGGGCTGCTGTTCAAGATCAGGTCAGTGATGGACACTTCAAACTCCAGGAAGCAGGGCTCTccaggcaggaggtgctggcacTCACGCAAGCTCTCCCGGTCAATGGAGGTCTCTGTGGTGTAGATGTCCCCAGTTTTGCCATCCACACGTAGGTACGGGGCCCCCACCTCCAGCTTGTAGAGGTGCCCCACATCTGGGAAGCCATAGTCGGAGGCCAGGCTCCCTATGAGGGTGTTGGGAGGTTGCTCCTCCTGCACTTTGTAGACCACACGCGTCCCAGAgaccagggcagggagctgcaaGAGGAGCCACAGGCCCATGCAGGATGCCAGCTGTTTCATCCTGCGCTGCAGGGGAGCTGCAAGGAGACACAGACACTGGAGGTTAGGCAGCCCCAGGCCCCCAGGCCCACTCTGCTCCAGCCCACTTCCCTGGTGCATCCTTTTTGGTCCATCCCCTGTGCCATGCAGGGCTGCACATGGTCCCAAAGCAGCCCCCCAAAGGGATGGGGCTTCAGGGGCTCACCTGACAGAACTGACCCCAGCCGTGGTCTCCTGGCAGCCTCCGCAAGCAAGTGCCCAGGAGGACCAGTCCCAGCTTGCAAAGTGCCTGCAACGCTCTGCTTGAGTGAGCAACCCAGTCATTGAAACCTCGGCCCTGGCTTCCTCTCACTTGCAGGAAGCCACTCCTGCCACTGTCCACCCTCTTTGTCACCACGCAAACTGTAATTAGACCCAAGGAGGCACACTAACAGGGTGGACTGCACGCAGCCTGCTGTCAGCAACCCAATGGGAGCCAGCCAGGCTCAGAGACAGCTTCtcaccacagaaacacaggagcATTGTGTGTCACGCACTGCAGGGGCACTGCCTGCCACGCACGGCAGGGACACAGAGGCACTGCATGCatctgccagcactgcagaaacaggAGCACCAAAAggggggcaggggctctgcctgctctgcagggatACAGGGCTGccacccacccagccctgcaggaacACAAGGCAGCGCAGGGATGCCACCCATCCAGGACTGCAGGGACATGGGGCACTGCCAGGATACAGAGCTACGTCCCATCCATCACTGCAGGGATTCAgagcactgcctgtgctgccggAGTAACACCCATCCAATcactgcagggacacagggcaCTGCCATTGCAGGGACAGAGCAGCACTGCCCGCCCTGCACTGCCgacacagcagcactgccagcctccCACTGCGAGATACGAAGGCACCACCcatccagcactgcagggatgCTGAAGCCCCGTGCACCATCCAGCCTGCACTGCATGCGGGGCACTGCCATCCCCCTGTGCCCCTCTCAGACAGAGGGGTACTGCCCAGCTCCGTGTTAGGGGGACACTGACTCACCGCCCACCCTGCACTGCACTGCAGGCAGACCCTGCAGGGCAGACCCCGTGCCTCCCCGCAGAGCAGCGGCACTGCACAGCCCCACCAACACTGCAATGGTAGGCACAGCATCTCCCCTCTGCTGCAGTCACTAGGCAACCCCACACCCTGCACCAGCAAATACTGTTCCCTTCACTCACTGCAGACACACTGTTCCACCATTCCCTACCACTCCAAACTGGGacactgcacacacacactgggtgcccaccctgcctgcagggacagCCCCGCGCTGCCCACCCAGCACCAGTGTCCACCCCACCCGCTGCAGAGGCAGTGACAGAAGTACTGCCCCCCTGCATTGCAGAGACACACACTGCACACGCTGTACCGCAGGCACCCAGCCACTGGAAACCTCCTCCCAGTACGCACACACTGCAGAGGCAGTGCCAGGCGCACTGCCAGCCCCATAGAGACTGTCCGCTTCTGCGTCAAGCCACATGCCCTGTCACCAAGCCTCTGCCTGTTGCTCTTCTCAGCCACCAGCTTTCCTATCCCCAGCTTTCTCTGAGAACACACCCTCCTCCAGGGTCAAGGTGCACCCTTGCAGCTACTGCTGAGCCATGAACATGAAGGGGTGCAGCCCAGCTCACCGGCACCCAGGAAGCCCAGTGGCTGAGTACCCTAAAATCAACACCCACAAGGATCTGCCATGGCCTCACAGCCACAACCCTCTCTCACCACTCCCATCGCTCTCTCTCTCCATACTCTGCACCCAGCCTGTGGGACGGAAGGGCACTCCTCCACCATCTCCCCTCCACGGTGCCACATAGCAAATGCCTAATTCCTCATTACCCCGACGTTTTACAGATCCTCAACAAGTGGAGCATCCTGCACTGTCTACCCTGGCACTTCCTGCAAGCCAGCAGCTCTCAGTCCCTCCACTCTGCTTGCCCATGGGCAAGTGCCCCATC
The DNA window shown above is from Falco naumanni isolate bFalNau1 chromosome 8, bFalNau1.pat, whole genome shotgun sequence and carries:
- the PCDH1 gene encoding protocadherin-1 isoform X1, translated to MQTPLDQRAKGRHGAQRCPHPTPLQRRMKQLASCMGLWLLLQLPALVSGTRVVYKVQEEQPPNTLIGSLASDYGFPDVGHLYKLEVGAPYLRVDGKTGDIYTTETSIDRESLRECQHLLPGEPCFLEFEVSITDLILNSSPRLLEGQIEVLDINDNTPNFASPVLTLSIPENTNIGALFPIPLAMDRDSGPNGVASYELTAGPEAQELFGLQVAEDQDEKQPQLIVMGNLDREQWDSYDLTIKVQDGGNPPRASSALLRITILDMNDNAPKFEKALYEAELSENSPVGHSVLQVKANDSDQGANAEIEYSFHQASDMVRRLLRLDRATGLITVQGPIDREDVNILKFSVMAKDKGANPKSARTQVVVTIKDMNDNAPSIEIRGIGLVTHQDGMANISEDVPVETAVALVQVSDRDEGENAVVTCVVAGDVPFQLRQASETGSDSKKKYFLQTTTPLDYESVKDYTIEIVAVDSGNPPLSSTNSLKVQVVDVNDNAPVFSQSFTEVAFPENNEPDDLVMEVSASDADSGSNAKLVYSLVTDPSSKGSFTIDPDSGEIRVKAVLDREQRERYEFLVVAADKGSPSLKGTASVAINVMDRNDNDPKFMLSGYNFSVMENMPPLSPVGMVTVIDADKGENARIQLSVEQDNGDFVIQNGTGTILSSISFDREQQSTYTFRLKAVDGGDPPRSAYVGVTINVLDENDNAPFITSPSNATYKHILPHTSPGQQVSKVKAEDIDSGVNAELTYSITGGNPFELFQISPHSGDITLEKEILRKHHGLHRLVVRVNDKGKPSRHGTALVHFYVNETLANRTLLDTLVGHSLDTPLDIDIAGDPEYERSKQRSNILFGVIAGIVAVTLVIVLVVLVRYCRQREAKSGYQAGKKETKDLYAPKQASKSGKSKSKVKKSKSPKPPKPTEDEEETGLQKSLKFNLMNDSVSDSPRIHLPLNYPPGSPDLGRHYRSNSPLPSIQLQPQSPSASKKHQVVQDLPATNTFVGTGDNNSTGSEQYSDYSYRTNPQKYTNKQLPHRRVTFSAASQAQDLQDPSQHSYYDSGLEESETPSSKSSSGPRIGPLALPEDHYERTTPDGSIGEMEHPENDLRPLPDVAMTGTCTRECTEFGHSDTCWMPGQSSPSRRPKNALKLSTFVPYQDRGSQEQVGNGSPRLSEERSTKMANLRLLPTYSAFSNSSHEPCKDSPMEEIPLTQTSDFQPATTPSSQTTKREIYL
- the PCDH1 gene encoding protocadherin-1 isoform X2, yielding MQTPLDQRAKGRHGAQRCPHPTPLQRRMKQLASCMGLWLLLQLPALVSGTRVVYKVQEEQPPNTLIGSLASDYGFPDVGHLYKLEVGAPYLRVDGKTGDIYTTETSIDRESLRECQHLLPGEPCFLEFEVSITDLILNSSPRLLEGQIEVLDINDNTPNFASPVLTLSIPENTNIGALFPIPLAMDRDSGPNGVASYELTAGPEAQELFGLQVAEDQDEKQPQLIVMGNLDREQWDSYDLTIKVQDGGNPPRASSALLRITILDMNDNAPKFEKALYEAELSENSPVGHSVLQVKANDSDQGANAEIEYSFHQASDMVRRLLRLDRATGLITVQGPIDREDVNILKFSVMAKDKGANPKSARTQVVVTIKDMNDNAPSIEIRGIGLVTHQDGMANISEDVPVETAVALVQVSDRDEGENAVVTCVVAGDVPFQLRQASETGSDSKKKYFLQTTTPLDYESVKDYTIEIVAVDSGNPPLSSTNSLKVQVVDVNDNAPVFSQSFTEVAFPENNEPDDLVMEVSASDADSGSNAKLVYSLVTDPSSKGSFTIDPDSGEIRVKAVLDREQRERYEFLVVAADKGSPSLKGTASVAINVMDRNDNDPKFMLSGYNFSVMENMPPLSPVGMVTVIDADKGENARIQLSVEQDNGDFVIQNGTGTILSSISFDREQQSTYTFRLKAVDGGDPPRSAYVGVTINVLDENDNAPFITSPSNATYKHILPHTSPGQQVSKVKAEDIDSGVNAELTYSITGGNPFELFQISPHSGDITLEKEILRKHHGLHRLVVRVNDKGKPSRHGTALVHFYVNETLANRTLLDTLVGHSLDTPLDIDIAGDPEYERSKQRSNILFGVIAGIVAVTLVIVLVVLVRYCRQREAKSGYQAGKKETKDLYAPKQASKSGKSKSKVKKSKSPKPPKPTEDEEETGLQKSLKFNLMNDSVSDSPRIHLPLNYPPGSPDLGRHYRSNSPLPSIQLQPQSPSASKKHQVVQDLPATNTFVGTGDNNSTGSEQYSDYSYRTNPQKYTNKQLPHRRVTFSAASQAQDLQDPSQHSYYDSGLEESETPSSKSSSGPRIGPLALPEDHYERTTPDGSIGEMEHPENESPERSRL